In a genomic window of Streptomyces katrae:
- a CDS encoding MFS transporter, with protein sequence MTGIASPPRPKRRIFADLTPLRTSAHYRRLWVGGTISWMGQAMTALAISLQVYEITGSSFSVGLVGLFSLVPLVVFGLYGGAIADSVDRRKLGLRSQTGLTVLSSGLAAAALLGYHQVWLLYTVVALQSVCGALNGPARSAMIPKLLPPEQLPAANALSSVTMTSGTMLGPVLGGLIVGWWGYQAAYLIDAVTFIAALYAMWRLPAMLPEGLPEGRKGRASVLDGLRFLGTRPNIRMNFFSDMAAMIFAQPKALFPAIAVLWYGGDAKTVGLLVAAPAVGALLGGVFSGWQGRIRRHGLAILLSVAAWGLAIAVFGLTRNLWLGLFFLALAGCADTISMVFRSTMMQAATPDGMRGRLQGVYIVVVAGGPRLGDFLAGTVADLTSPAVAVTGGGLACVVVLGLLAARWRSFARYDSRSPQA encoded by the coding sequence GTGACTGGTATTGCCTCCCCGCCCCGACCGAAGCGACGCATCTTCGCCGACCTGACCCCGCTGCGCACCTCCGCCCACTACAGACGGCTGTGGGTGGGCGGCACCATCTCCTGGATGGGCCAGGCCATGACCGCCCTGGCGATCTCGCTCCAGGTCTACGAGATCACCGGCTCCAGCTTCTCCGTCGGCCTCGTCGGTCTCTTCTCGCTCGTCCCGCTGGTCGTCTTCGGCCTGTACGGCGGCGCCATCGCCGACTCCGTGGACCGGCGCAAGCTCGGCCTGCGCAGCCAGACCGGGCTCACCGTCCTGTCCTCCGGCCTGGCCGCCGCGGCACTGCTCGGCTACCACCAGGTCTGGCTGCTCTACACGGTCGTCGCCCTCCAGTCGGTCTGCGGGGCGCTGAACGGGCCGGCCCGTTCGGCCATGATCCCCAAGCTGCTGCCGCCCGAGCAGCTGCCCGCCGCGAACGCGCTCAGCTCCGTCACCATGACCTCCGGGACCATGCTGGGCCCGGTGCTGGGCGGCCTGATCGTCGGCTGGTGGGGCTACCAGGCGGCCTACCTGATCGACGCCGTCACCTTCATCGCCGCCCTGTACGCCATGTGGCGGCTGCCCGCGATGCTGCCCGAGGGCCTGCCGGAGGGCCGCAAGGGGCGGGCCTCGGTGCTGGACGGGCTGCGCTTCCTCGGGACCCGGCCCAACATCCGGATGAACTTCTTCTCCGACATGGCCGCGATGATCTTCGCCCAGCCGAAGGCCCTGTTCCCGGCCATCGCCGTCCTCTGGTACGGGGGCGACGCCAAGACCGTCGGCCTGCTGGTCGCCGCCCCCGCCGTGGGCGCGCTGCTCGGCGGGGTGTTCTCCGGCTGGCAGGGGCGGATCCGGCGGCACGGTCTGGCGATCCTGCTGTCCGTCGCGGCGTGGGGGCTGGCCATCGCCGTGTTCGGGCTGACCCGGAACCTGTGGCTGGGGCTGTTCTTCCTGGCGCTGGCCGGATGCGCCGACACCATTTCGATGGTGTTCCGCTCCACGATGATGCAGGCCGCGACCCCGGACGGGATGCGGGGCCGGCTCCAGGGCGTGTACATCGTGGTCGTCGCGGGCGGACCCAGGCTCGGGGACTTCCTGGCCGGCACCGTCGCCGACCTGACCTCCCCGGCGGTCGCCGTCACGGGCGGCGGGCTGGCGTGCGTGGTGGTCCTGGGGCTGCTGGCCGCACGGTGGCGGTCCTTCGCCCGGTACGACTCGCGGTCGCCGCAGGCGTAG
- a CDS encoding carboxylate-amine ligase translates to MIDPGNSTTSTGDTGPAGHGLRAASGVTTPLTVGVEEEFLLVDDRTLRVVPAAPRVLATAGGLPQQLHPEGTRYQVEISTPVADSAITLREELAALRRTLAAAAREHGCRLLAAPSPVVAVEGPLHLTDDEPRQREQHRRFGALTDTLVSCGRHIHIGTLDVDTAVAVSNRVRPWLPTLIALAANSPFWGGRDTGHSSWRAMAWSGWPSAGLPPHFPSTAHFRRSVQTLLGSGAALDTKMVYWDLRPSGNWPTLEIRAPDMSPDIDTAVLQAELGRALVSSALRDIAEQRPDRPLRDDVLRLARWRAAHDGLEGFGLDPYTGAELPAADLAEALLDLVAPDLAAAGDLDHAARTLGGLLRDGSGAARQRAAFARRQDLTDVLRHLVEETEKA, encoded by the coding sequence GTGATCGATCCTGGCAACAGCACCACGAGCACCGGTGACACCGGCCCCGCGGGCCACGGCCTGCGCGCCGCGAGCGGTGTCACCACCCCCCTCACGGTCGGGGTCGAGGAGGAGTTCCTGCTCGTCGACGACCGCACGTTGCGGGTGGTCCCGGCCGCGCCGCGCGTCCTGGCCACCGCCGGCGGGCTGCCCCAGCAGCTGCACCCCGAGGGGACCCGGTACCAGGTGGAGATCTCCACCCCGGTCGCCGACTCGGCGATCACCCTGCGCGAGGAGCTCGCCGCCCTGCGGCGGACCCTCGCGGCGGCGGCCCGCGAGCACGGCTGCCGGCTGCTGGCCGCCCCCTCGCCCGTCGTGGCCGTCGAAGGACCGCTGCACCTGACCGACGACGAGCCGCGCCAGCGCGAGCAGCACCGCCGGTTCGGCGCGCTGACCGACACCCTGGTCAGCTGCGGCCGCCACATCCACATCGGCACCCTCGACGTGGACACGGCGGTGGCGGTGTCCAACCGGGTCCGCCCCTGGCTGCCCACGCTGATCGCGCTGGCGGCCAACTCCCCCTTCTGGGGCGGCCGCGACACCGGCCACTCCAGCTGGCGGGCGATGGCCTGGTCGGGCTGGCCCTCGGCGGGCCTGCCCCCGCACTTCCCGTCCACGGCCCACTTCCGGCGCTCGGTGCAGACCCTGCTCGGCTCCGGGGCGGCCCTGGACACCAAGATGGTCTACTGGGACCTCCGCCCTTCCGGGAACTGGCCCACGCTCGAGATCCGGGCGCCCGACATGTCCCCGGACATCGACACGGCCGTGCTCCAGGCCGAGCTGGGCCGCGCCCTGGTCTCCTCGGCGCTGCGCGACATCGCGGAGCAGCGGCCCGACCGTCCGCTACGGGACGACGTGCTGCGGCTCGCGCGGTGGCGGGCGGCGCACGACGGCCTGGAGGGCTTCGGCCTGGACCCGTACACGGGTGCCGAGCTCCCGGCGGCCGACCTGGCGGAGGCCCTGCTCGACCTGGTCGCCCCGGACCTGGCCGCCGCCGGCGACCTGGACCACGCGGCGCGGACCCTGGGCGGGCTGCTGCGCGACGGCTCGGGCGCGGCCCGGCAGCGGGCGGCCTTCGCGCGCCGCCAGGACCTGACGGACGTGCTGCGCCACCTGGTGGAGGAGACCGAGAAGGCCTGA
- a CDS encoding flavin reductase family protein, which translates to MTAQAVTSYAGPLLDGPAFREAMSQLAAPITIVTVRDETGRPWGFTASSVSSASLEPPLLTVGISRTSSCHEALIAAPEFVVNVLGSRHREVATRFATHGVDRFAAGDFRPWPGSELPCLPDAHARYRCVTTDVIPVGDHDLLVGAVVEAGSGDPADLGDPLLWYQRGFHTCTAAQP; encoded by the coding sequence GTGACTGCGCAGGCGGTGACCTCGTACGCGGGCCCGTTGCTCGACGGGCCCGCGTTCCGGGAGGCCATGTCCCAGCTGGCGGCGCCGATCACCATCGTCACGGTGCGGGACGAGACGGGCCGCCCGTGGGGGTTCACCGCCAGCTCGGTGAGCTCGGCCTCCCTGGAGCCGCCCCTGCTGACGGTGGGTATCTCGCGGACGTCGAGCTGCCACGAGGCGCTGATCGCGGCACCCGAGTTCGTGGTGAACGTCCTCGGCAGCCGGCACCGCGAGGTGGCCACCCGGTTCGCCACTCACGGCGTGGACCGTTTTGCGGCTGGTGACTTCAGGCCTTGGCCGGGTTCGGAGCTGCCGTGCCTGCCGGATGCGCATGCCCGCTACCGGTGCGTCACGACCGACGTCATCCCGGTGGGTGACCACGACCTGCTGGTCGGGGCGGTGGTGGAGGCCGGGTCCGGGGATCCGGCCGACCTGGGCGATCCCCTCCTCTGGTACCAGCGCGGATTCCACACGTGCACCGCCGCGCAGCCATGA
- a CDS encoding LLM class flavin-dependent oxidoreductase encodes MSLKFGAFMAPFHGLGEEPTTVFWRNLDLIEWLDVLGLDEVWVGEHHSGGWSQIASPELFLAAAAERTRTIKLGTGVVSLPYHHPLTVAERMVQLDHQSRGRVIFGMGAGVAPADAHMLGISVGDQRRMMAEAVDALVPLLTGMEPVTRKTDWFELRDAMLQLRPYTKPCFDMCVASAGSERGMRLAGQHGLGSLTFAGRPGMPDLPLANLWEAAEDEAAKNGKTVDRSKWRVAICIHLAETREEAFAQVRPGMSRWYREYVRDTFGAPATLQEGREIDECAEQQTVIIGTVEDAIEAIQRLLDESGGFGTLLVNTHDWATREQVKHSFELLARYVVPHFNGSLEGLRASQRWVAERKDDFAAQAKEAAQAAAAGRS; translated from the coding sequence ATGAGTCTCAAATTCGGCGCGTTCATGGCCCCTTTCCACGGCCTCGGCGAGGAGCCCACCACGGTCTTCTGGCGCAACCTCGACCTGATCGAGTGGCTGGACGTGCTCGGTCTCGACGAGGTCTGGGTGGGTGAGCACCACTCCGGAGGCTGGTCGCAGATCGCTTCTCCGGAGCTGTTCCTGGCTGCGGCCGCCGAGCGCACGCGGACCATCAAGCTGGGCACCGGTGTGGTCAGCCTTCCGTACCACCACCCGCTCACGGTCGCGGAGCGGATGGTGCAGCTCGACCACCAGAGCCGCGGCCGGGTGATCTTCGGCATGGGTGCGGGTGTCGCACCCGCCGACGCCCACATGCTCGGTATCTCGGTGGGTGACCAGCGCCGCATGATGGCCGAGGCCGTCGACGCCCTGGTCCCCCTGCTGACCGGAATGGAGCCGGTCACCCGCAAGACCGACTGGTTCGAACTGCGCGACGCGATGCTCCAGCTCCGCCCTTACACCAAGCCCTGCTTCGACATGTGCGTGGCGAGCGCCGGCTCCGAGCGGGGCATGCGCCTCGCGGGGCAGCACGGCCTCGGCTCCCTCACGTTCGCCGGCCGGCCCGGAATGCCCGACCTGCCCCTGGCCAACCTGTGGGAGGCGGCTGAGGACGAGGCCGCCAAGAATGGCAAGACGGTGGACCGCTCGAAGTGGCGCGTCGCCATCTGCATCCACCTCGCCGAGACCCGCGAGGAGGCCTTTGCCCAGGTGAGGCCTGGGATGAGCCGCTGGTACCGGGAGTACGTGCGGGACACCTTCGGGGCTCCTGCCACCCTTCAGGAAGGCCGGGAGATCGACGAGTGCGCCGAGCAGCAGACCGTGATCATCGGCACGGTCGAGGACGCCATCGAGGCCATCCAGCGGCTGCTGGACGAGAGCGGCGGCTTCGGCACCCTTCTGGTCAACACCCATGACTGGGCCACCCGGGAGCAGGTCAAGCACAGCTTCGAACTGCTGGCCCGCTACGTCGTACCGCACTTCAACGGTTCTCTCGAGGGTCTGCGCGCCTCGCAGCGGTGGGTCGCCGAACGTAAGGACGACTTCGCCGCTCAGGCCAAGGAGGCGGCCCAGGCGGCAGCCGCGGGACGGTCGTGA